A single window of Leishmania panamensis strain MHOM/PA/94/PSC-1 chromosome 35 sequence DNA harbors:
- a CDS encoding hypothetical protein (TriTrypDB/GeneDB-style sysID: LpmP.35.2990) — translation MLRHSKDLQMCRKTAGTALGYVCHLHEGRCVICDLQFSEIVDTMHEAHLCEDCSVLATEGEEACIMCGSRRVTDVAYYCHYCVALEKDRDGCPRVLNQTRQQRLAALRAAVSQ, via the coding sequence ATGCTTCGCCACTCAAAGGACTTGCAGATGTGCCGCAAGACAGCCGGTACCGCACTCGGCTACGTGTGCCACCTGCACGAGGGTCGCTGTGTTATATGTGACCTACAGTTCAGCGAGATTGTGGACACGATGCACGAGGCTCACCTCTGCGAAGACTGCAGCGTACTCGCTACCGAAGGTGAGGAGGCGTGCATCATGTGCGGCTCTCGACGAGTCACTGATGTGGCCTACTACTGCCACTATTGTGTAGCCTTGGAAAAGGACAGAGATGGCTGCCCACGCGTGTTGAACCAGACGCGCCAGCAGAGATTGGCCGCTCTTCGTGCCGCTGTATCGCAGTGA
- a CDS encoding hypothetical protein (TriTrypDB/GeneDB-style sysID: LpmP.35.3000), translated as MHATVPILTLGPYSLAFVVGLLLYWNTSLIVSRVLTAFIVSMIAMKLALFFHLLFSCCYRVVSLLFRFRTFWNPNDALDLFRTQSQFYTIADMASLALMVGNSLQFWTATLVMRVALSTLAARTELNMRWWQSQSAAEHSFSVVVCLLLCTGCALQWAYYTLLPQEERTQGGTGSLLMWYTSIVYIVEAGLRSACMLVTATMRMWGYRVLQSLLRKINPIAVRALEDSGLNPFSEVHDLYMQYLYSVACAATAWYYTLSSTTMWMQCFMLLRIYLIALASGKLRHYRHVLDHFPSVAADPTKACGICLDDFVGGESVKSLPCGHTFHGACVRSWLIRAAVCPTCRQPVAELSYQHFTVAHPERISRQPRVSLDMRVPAIGGSFTGSLQPLAPRLPATAPLARVSSQDVVHSGRDVLSQSPSLPVELRRLPHYEELQRVDAKRRSLALHRQQQQQFFSEAARAAASQENRHEAETKNRVRDQSAGVDDLLFKEQSLLPVESASLPLHSSTSSGRRKRQRPPLECTSRSVTSNANAVFVEAPETEGLQPRRRMK; from the coding sequence ATGCACGCGACAGTGCCGATTCTCACGTTGGGGCCGTACTCCCTCGCCTTTGTGGTGGGTCTCCTGCTATACTGGAACACCTCTCTCATCGTTTCGCGGGTGCTGACAGCCTTCATTGTCTCGATGATCGCCATGAAGCTGGCCCTCTTCTTTCACCTGCTCTTCAGTTGCTGCTACCGagtcgtctctcttctgttccGCTTCCGCACGTTCTGGAACCCGAACGACGCCCTCGACCTCTTCAGGACTCAGTCACAGTTCTACACCATTGCTGACATGGCGAGCCTTGCACTGATGGTCGGCAACTCCCTGCAGTTTTGGACTGCCACCTTGGTGATGCGCGTCGCCCTCTCCACTCTTGCCGCTCGCACGGAGCTGAACATGCGCTGGTGGCAGTCGCAATCGGCAGCCGAACATAGCTTTTCGGTGgttgtgtgtctgctgctcTGTACAGGGTGCGCGCTGCAGTGGGCTTACTATACACTTCTCCcacaggaggagaggacCCAGGGTGGAACAGGCTCACTTCTGATGTGGTACACGTCAATTGTGTACATTGTGGAAGCGGGGCTGCGCAGTGCCTGCATGCTggtgacggcgacgatgcgGATGTGGGGCTACAGAGTACTCCAGTCTCTGCTCAGGAAAATCAATCCTATCGCCGTGCGAGCGCTTGAGGACTCCGGCTTGAACCCGTTCTCTGAGGTGCACGACCTCTACATGCAGTATCTCTACTCGGTCGCatgcgccgccacagcgtGGTACTACACCTTGTCCTCCACCACAATGTGGATGCAGTGCTTtatgctgctgcgcatctaCCTTATTGCACTGGCCTCCGGCAAACTGCGCCACTATCGCCACGTGCTCGACCACTTCCCCTCCGTCGCCGCGGACCCGACAAAGGCGTGTGGTATCTGTCTGGACGACTTTGTGGGTGGAGAGAGTGTAAAGTCGCTACCATGTGGGCACACGTTCCACGGAGCGTGTGTCCGCTCCTGGCTCATccgcgctgcggtgtgccCGACGTGTCGGCAACCCGTTGCGGAACTAAGCTATCAGCACTTCACGGTGGCACACCCTGAGCGCATTTCACGGCAGCCGCGTGTTTCCCTAGATATGCGTGTACCTGCAATAGGCGGTAGCTTCACTGGatcgctgcagccgcttgCCCCACGACTGCCAGCTACAGCTCCCTTGGCCCGTGTATCAAGCCAAGATGTGGTTCATAGCGGTCGTGACGTGCTGTCGCAGTCGCCATCCTTGCCAGTTGAGCTTCGAAGGCTGCCACATtatgaggagctgcagcgcgtcgaTGCCAAACGTCGGTCACTCGCCCttcaccgccagcagcagcagcaattcTTCTCAGAAGCCgcccgcgccgccgcgtcacAGGAAAACCGCCACGAAGCAGAAACGAAAAATCGCGTGAGAGACCAAAGCGCCGGTGTCGATGACCTTCTTTTCAAGGAGCAGTCGCTCCTTCCGGTTGAgtcagcgtcgctgccgctgcataGCAGTACTTCATCCGGGCGTCGCAAGAGGCAGCGACCGCCGCTGGAATGCACCTCTCGCAGCGTCACAAGCAACGCGAACGCAGTTTTTGTTGAGGCTCCGGAGACAGAAGGCCTGCAACCGCGACGGAGAATGAAGTAG